One window of Vespa velutina chromosome 2, iVesVel2.1, whole genome shotgun sequence genomic DNA carries:
- the LOC124957738 gene encoding pre-mRNA 3'-end-processing factor FIP1, translated as MADESEEQWLYGDSTDGKELSPTNVQIENQQNDSILINSQEVSQILEEKKNDNVPERLAEITENAGSPREECSLNNMQDENDPDVSKNGTREASSQEDGEAASDSDSDDDIHVVIGDIKSTPAYGSLNIKRGGLLTTASGVPDKLNKQPGKFSIDEFETIGVINGMPAHEFNLDQLEDKPWRQPGADITDYFNYGFNEETWRAYCERQKKMRSESGVGLILNAGGGGSNPGGMRVPQVAITNDNSKYSGIMGPKRAGPPPGRKMAGTIDVIGSSGLASRRNLDKSPPKGNVIQVMTADRREYSRKPGFPDMSVPPPGAGLPPPFDMPPPGYPGEPAPFYMPETDPYYQSYEPTQDNQWGNDPTWQPTNLAIPMTEGEEEKDMGPKTIPTMVPPISIPPLMPPRDQRDIRERERDRDRDRERERDLDSMGREREREKERERDREREKDSMIRDRDRERDSVARDEERDRDRSRSQYRHKERHRHRSRSRSRRHKSRSRSPSRRKKKSRRSDRERSKEESE; from the exons ATGGCGGACGAAAGTGAGGAACAGTGGTTATATGGAGATTCAACGGATGGAAAAGAATTATCGCCGACAAATgttcaaattgaaaatcaacaaaatgattcaattcttattaattctCAAGAAGTATCACAAAttttggaagaaaagaaaaatgataacgtTCCGGAAAGATTAGCCGAG ATAACAGAAAATGCAGGTTCACCTAGAGAAGAATGTTCATTGAATAATATGCAAGATGAAAATGACCCTGATGTTAGTAAAAATGGTACAAGAGAAGCTTCCAGTCAAGAGGATGGAGAAGCTGCAAGCGATTCTGATTCTGACGACGACATTCATGTAGTTATTGGGGATATTAAATCGACACCGGCGTATGGtagtttaaatattaagaGAGGTGGCCTACTTACGACCGCATCAGGGGTACCTGATAAACTGAATAAGCAACCAGGGAAATTTAGTATAGACGAATTCGAAACAATTGGCGTTATCAATGGAATGCCAGCTcatgaatttaatttagatCAATTAGAAGATAAACCATGGAGACAACCTGGTGCAGACATAACAGACTATTTCAATTATGGCTTCAATGAAGAAACTTGGAGAGCTTATTGTGAACgacagaaaaaaatgagaagcgAATCTGGAGTAGGTTTGATATTAAATGCGGGAGGCGGTGGAAGTAATCCAGGTGGTATGCGAGTACCACAAGTAGCAAttactaatgataatagtaaatacTCTGGTATCATGGGACCAAAACGGGCTGGACCACCGCCAGGTAGAAAAATGGCTGGCACTATAGATGTCATTGGAAGTTCAGGATTAGCTTCTAGAAGGAATCTTGATAAATCACCGCCTAAAGGAAATGTGATACAAGTGATGACAGCAGACAGAAGAGAATATTCTAGAAAACCAGGTTTTCCAGATATGAGCGTACCTCCGCCAGGAGCAGGATTACCTCCACCCTTCGATATGCCACCTCCTGGGTATCCTGGGGAACCAGCTCCATTCTACATGCCTGAGACTGATCCGTATTATCAAAGTTATGAACCTACTCAAGATAATCAATGGGGTAACGATCCA ACTTGGCAACCAACAAATTTAGCCATTCCAATGACAGAAggcgaagaagagaaagatatgggCCCTAAAACGATACCCACAATGGTACCACCGATATCTATACCACCTTTGATGCCACCTAGAGATCAACGAGATATTCGAGAACGTGAGAGGGATAGAGATCGAGATAGGGAACGTGAAAGAGATTTGGATTCGATGggtagggagagagaaagggaaaaagaaagggagcgTGATcgtgaaagggaaaaagattcAATGATCAGAGATCGTGATCGAGAAAGAGACTCCGTAGCAcgagatgaagaaagagatcGCGATAGATCACGATCGCAATATCGACATAAAGAGAG GCATAGGCATCGTTCAAGGTCACGATCTCGTAGACACAAATCGCGATCGCGAAGTCCGAGTAGACGTAAGAAGAAATCAAGACGCTCCGACCGGGAACGTTCTAAAGAAGAAAGCGAATga
- the LOC124957739 gene encoding dnaJ homolog subfamily C member 4-like, translating to MQISRINKLELFSVIFRGYGTHRSHKYYEILEVSPDCSQKEIRRSFIELSKKFHPDIMGKEGHDKFVALQEAYNVLSKEHTRKQYDMSLKYNTYSSFYPEHNPKADHYHVYRSRREWEEHMARGNWQPNYNNKEQKNTNSELLIYIILGIFLIIFQLIIVQQGLLSRVDLMQIKYQKEYNAIRQKVKDLTFEQQMDLVKEKMRIHEEEENRRKFDDKE from the exons ATGCAAATTTCTCGTATCAACAAACTAGAATTGTTTTCCGTAATCTTTCGAGGTTATGGAACTCACAG ATCTCACAAATATTACGAGATATTAGAAGTTTCACCAGATTGCtcgcaaaaagaaataagaagatcCTTTATTGAGTTAtcgaaaaaa TTTCATCCTGATATCATGGGAAAAGAGGGACATGATAAATTTGTAGCATTGCAAGAAGCTTACAATGTTCTCAGCAAGGAACATACAAGAAAACAATATGACATgagtttaaaatataatacttattcgTCATTTTATCCTGAGCATAATCCAAAAGCAGACCATTATCATGTTTACAGATC ACGTAGAGAATGGGAAGAGCATATGGCAAGAGGAAACTGGCAAccaaattacaataataaagaacaaaaaaatacaaattctgagttattaatttatattatacttgggatatttttaataatttttcaattgataaTTGTTCAACAAGGATTACTTAGTAGAGTTGATCTGatgcaaataaaatatcaaaaagaatataatgcaATACGACAAAAGGTGAAAGATCTTACGTTTGAACAGCAGATGGAtcttgtgaaagaaaaaatgagaatacacgaggaagaagagaatagaagaaaatttgatg ATAAggagtaa
- the LOC124957740 gene encoding arylalkylamine N-acetyltransferase 1-like isoform X1, with the protein METILANKLSPTARIGDTNIEQKGKTNFVKDTKKMTRYTLADSADSVINAAMDYHIEIITRDDKHRVLKFLRRFFFRDEPLNQNIALIPEGENSTCLELEDYCSKSSLENNLSLMAVSSTGAIIGVLLNGKLEPCEEDEPDYIENCENLKFRKILRFLHYMDKSVNVGKFQDQNILEIRIISVDTNWRGKGIAKALIEKTIEIAKEHNFQAIRVDCTSMFSGKLCERLGFEAIYQVKYSDYVDENGKPIFTPAPPHMAANSYIKRL; encoded by the exons ATGGAGACCATTTTGGCGAATAAGTTGTCACCTACCGCTCGAATTGGAGATACTAACATCGAGCAGAagggaaaaacaaattttgttaAAGATACTAAGAAAATGACGAGATATACG tTGGCGGATTCCGCCGATTCCGTGATCAACGCCGCTATGGATTATCACATTGAAATTATAACAAGGGACGACAAGCACAGGGTATTGAAATTTCTCAGGAGATTTTTCTTCCGAGACGAACCTCTTAATCAAAATATCGCTCTTATACCGGAAGGAGAAAATAGCACGTGTCTCGAATTGGAAGACTATTGTAGTAAATCTTCCCTTGAAAACAATCTAAGTTTAATGGCTGTATCATCAACCGGTGCCATCATTGGCGTTTTATTAAATG gAAAATTAGAGCCATGCGAGGAAGACGAACCAGATTATATAGAAAACTGTGAAAATCTTAAATTTAGAAAGATATTAAGGTTTTTGCATTATATGGATAAGAGTGTGAACGTTGGGAAATTTCaagatcaaaatatattagaaataagaataatctcTGTTGATACTAATTGGAGAGGCAAAGGTATTGCCAAAGCACTTATTGAAAAAACAAT aGAGATCGCTAAGGAACATAATTTTCAAGCGATACGTGTTGATTGTACATCCATGTTCTCTGGAAAATTATGCGAACGACTTGGTTTTGAAGCAATATATCAAgtgaaatattccgattatgTTGACGAAAATGGTAAACCTATTTTTACACCTGCTCCTCCACATATGGCTGCTAATTCATATatcaaaagattataa
- the LOC124957740 gene encoding arylalkylamine N-acetyltransferase 1-like isoform X2: MDYHIEIITRDDKHRVLKFLRRFFFRDEPLNQNIALIPEGENSTCLELEDYCSKSSLENNLSLMAVSSTGAIIGVLLNGKLEPCEEDEPDYIENCENLKFRKILRFLHYMDKSVNVGKFQDQNILEIRIISVDTNWRGKGIAKALIEKTIEIAKEHNFQAIRVDCTSMFSGKLCERLGFEAIYQVKYSDYVDENGKPIFTPAPPHMAANSYIKRL; the protein is encoded by the exons ATGGATTATCACATTGAAATTATAACAAGGGACGACAAGCACAGGGTATTGAAATTTCTCAGGAGATTTTTCTTCCGAGACGAACCTCTTAATCAAAATATCGCTCTTATACCGGAAGGAGAAAATAGCACGTGTCTCGAATTGGAAGACTATTGTAGTAAATCTTCCCTTGAAAACAATCTAAGTTTAATGGCTGTATCATCAACCGGTGCCATCATTGGCGTTTTATTAAATG gAAAATTAGAGCCATGCGAGGAAGACGAACCAGATTATATAGAAAACTGTGAAAATCTTAAATTTAGAAAGATATTAAGGTTTTTGCATTATATGGATAAGAGTGTGAACGTTGGGAAATTTCaagatcaaaatatattagaaataagaataatctcTGTTGATACTAATTGGAGAGGCAAAGGTATTGCCAAAGCACTTATTGAAAAAACAAT aGAGATCGCTAAGGAACATAATTTTCAAGCGATACGTGTTGATTGTACATCCATGTTCTCTGGAAAATTATGCGAACGACTTGGTTTTGAAGCAATATATCAAgtgaaatattccgattatgTTGACGAAAATGGTAAACCTATTTTTACACCTGCTCCTCCACATATGGCTGCTAATTCATATatcaaaagattataa